A region from the Vicia villosa cultivar HV-30 ecotype Madison, WI linkage group LG3, Vvil1.0, whole genome shotgun sequence genome encodes:
- the LOC131659309 gene encoding uncharacterized protein LOC131659309 — protein MVFKVITIIVPFADTIFSLPSKTQKTLSMEKPPTKRRTTTTRQKTTMKTTDSRPTPTTPTRRSARHANISHDPTPSEQTTEESQNPNLPLPSTQIVSAPQTTKPSSSHVSTQSSEGTSLVSSSFQAYDHPSEISTKEFISDDDVRSLYNEKWRSLPIVAGKTVDLDSYSIWGYDINELAIATGWTNFLQLSDVFYPRLVRNFFAAIETSDSDTQLISSVKGRQITLTPELLCDILHVPNNGLHLFNDDWPSSYDLDIESYRLSITKHQNERFVSANLEPLSHIIHNFCIHTILPRKGSMERVTDKDLLVIYHFSKKTPLNIGYLVLNYIKHTGLRARSAPYGMLLTKIFKHFNVPLDDEDSFEINKILDASKLKRMKIPSLKRAPSPKPEAKSKRRRLVKQYAPTEPLTTGTESPNSPNSLTINSPIPLSVALPNTADLESPQDPSLISPHASKSVSPNPKETNKQSPVITQCIDLTSTSPIPVESSPQTVVITQAPVSLQTETLSNVSSPPTLETSNTDMINIFALENLLSSPPSASAHQPPSPISPHTPASAQLSSLISMLEVELLTPPTSNQQTSIIPHVATYTSPTMTTNPLSTTSPLNSPNSYKEPSPRRIQLSSINHTDSNDLTAQIEAFFNNSVQLSEQDDPIESHAMPSVPQPDPYVFQTNSPIFSSPKEDDDNSFNVQTLLAPRYDSSPPRNTTDNSNTLPQIPITSITSSFFNNFPSIGNRPPVYPRSATSSETVNPHQGVNLRSYTALQKQLMAYQKFWIDYVTEQVCPRFPGMSPLDPSQIQFPFLPLSFEATSDDEQSSS, from the coding sequence ATGGTATTCAAAGTTATAACTATCATTGTTCCATTTGCTGATACTATATTCTCTCTTCCTTCCAAAACACAGAAAACCCTCTCCATGGAAAAACCACCCACCAAGCGCCGCACCACCACCACTCGACAAAAAACAACCATGAAAACCACTGACTCTCGACCAACACCCACCACTCCCACCCGTCGCTCAGCACGACATGCAAACATCTCTCACGATCCAACTCCCTCTGAGCAAACTACAGAAGaatctcaaaaccctaatcttccTCTTCCCTCAACCCAGATCGTCTCTGCTCCTCAAACCACCAAACCATCCTCCTCACACGTTTCCACTCAATCAAGCGAAGGAACCTCTCTCGTCTCCTCGTCTTTCCAAGCTTATGACCATCCATCTGAAATCTCAACAAAAGAATTCATCTCTGATGATGATGTTCGCTCTCTCTACAATGAAAAATGGCGTTCACTCCCTATTGTTGCCGGAAAAACCGTCGACTTGGATAGTTACTCTATCTGGGGTTACGACATAAACGAGCTCGCAATAGCCACAGGTTGGACAAACTTTCTCCAACTCTCTGATGTCTTCTACCCTAGATTAGTTAGGAATTTTTTTGCTGCTATTGAAACCTCTGACAGTGATACACAGCTAATCTCATCTGTGAAGGGTCGTCAAATAACCCTAACCCCAGAGCTCCTTTGCGACATTTTGCATGTCCCAAACAATGGACTTCATCTCTTTAATGATGACTGGCCCTCATCTTATGACCTAGACATTGAATCCTACAGACTCTCCATCACCAAACATCAAAATGAACGCTTTGTGTCTGCCAACCTCGAACCCCTCAGCCATATCATTCATAACTTCTGTATTCATACTATCCTTCCAAGAAAAGGCAGTATGGAACGAGTCACTGATAAAGACCTCCTTGTCATCTATCATTTCTCAAAGAAAACTCCTCTCAATATAGGATATTTGGTGCTCAATTACATTAAACACACTGGTCTTAGAGCAAGAAGCGCCCCCTATGGTATGCTTCTTACCAAAATATTCAAGCACTTTAATGTTCCTCTAGATGATGAAGACTCCTTCGAAATCAACAAAATACTGGATGCCTCCAAGCTGAAGCGCATGAAAATTCCTTCACTCAAGCGAGCACCATCACCTAAACCTGAGGCCAAATCAAAGCGCAGGCGTCTTGTCAAGCAATATGCTCCAACTGAACCTTTAACAACAGGTACTGAATCTCCTAACTCTCCAAATAGCCTGACCATAAATTCTCCCATTCCATTATCTGTGGCTCTTCCAAACACTGCTGACCTAGAATCCCCACAAGACCCCTCACTGATCTCTCCTCATGCCTCTAAATCCGTATCTCCAAACCCAAAGGAAACAAATAAACAATCTCCTGTAATCACACAATGCATTGACCTTACATCTACATCACCAATCCCAGTAGAATCCTCACCACAAACAGTTGTCATCACTCAAGCTCCAGTTTCTCTCCAAACTGAAACTCTCTCAAATGTTTCAAGTCCTCCAACCCTAGAGACTTCTAACACTGACATGATCAACATTTTCGCTCTTGAAAACCTTCTCTCAAGTCCTCCTAGTGCTTCAGCTCATCAACCACCCTCACCAATATCTCCTCACACTCCTGCTTCAGCTCAGCTGTCCTCACTCATATCCATGCTTGAGGTTGAATTATTAACTCCACCCACTTCAAATCAACAAACTTCAATTATTCCCCATGTTGCCACATACACTTCCCCTACTATGACAACAAATCCTCTCTCCACGACCTCACCTCTGAACTCTCCAAATTCTTACAAAGAACCTTCTCCTAGAAGAATTCAACTCTCCTCAATCAATCATACAGACTCCAATGATCTCACTGCTCAGATTGAAGCTTTTTTTAATAACTCCGTTCAGCTATCTGAACAAGATGATCCTATAGAATCACACGCCATGCCTTCTGTTCCACAACCTGATCCTTATGTCTTCCAAACAAACTCTCCAATATTTTCTTCTCCAAAGGAAGATGATGATAACTCCTTCAATGTTCAAACACTGCTTGCTCCGAGGTATGACTCATCACCTCCTAGAAACACCACCGATAATTCAAATACCCTTCCTCAGATTCCCATCACTTCCATCACATCCTCATTTTTTAATAACTTCCCCAGCATTGGTAATCGTCCTCCCGTTTATCCTCGATCTGCAACCTCATCTGAAACGGTTAACCCCCATCAGGGCGTCAACCTTCGATCCTACACAGCTCTCCAAAAGCAGTTAATGGCTTACCAAAAATTCTGGATTGATTATGTCACTGAACAAGTATGCCCGAGGTTTCCAGGAATGTCTCCTCTGGATCCCTCTCAGATTCAGTTTCCATTTCTGCCATTATCTTTTGAGGCAACATCTGATGATGAACAATCTAGTTCTTAA